A genomic segment from Halodesulfovibrio sp. MK-HDV encodes:
- a CDS encoding autotransporter outer membrane beta-barrel domain-containing protein: MLITIKDYAQDFLKLLLLSCILIVVPTKMASAGQLIQSLEKDYVNYDNIYAPANIYGEKAGIGVVNPSKYSITNYGTISFVEINSDSSPEVYGIVAHEMIKNYGDITVSSLSASTASTKPTDASATALGIYSSIGVENHGDITIQARGGESVSLNTISSSSETEGVGLQTKGVITNHGAISVSSISGNSSLTYTSPDIIGYSRIHNNAKAYGIMSKSNVTNYGNISSLAVSGITHIVADDFSLNYDKAYAYGIKTLGNVTSYGSIFSTAKGGRASTNATVFTDANAHAYAYGIYTDGTVTNYGNITATALGGTAFNNVSTSNTARCYGSAEAKGIYSEKAVTNYGTVIAKAVGGKATYTTNKWGSAVADADAVGIYSKGNVSSYGDIIVTAQGGNAIASDSVIIIDKYNTGTDAEGYAKGIIASGDVLSTGNITVTATGGVKKRAGVLTSDVSEATGIQMNATGRLDSRGIISASAFPASGYAFDPTKHIARQVYIAKGVTTLTGYGMKFSNSNKALTSEFGGSIHVNNDASAAADLLFQQAVLYAHQGVHFAVGVYEIPMIEKGATHSDATDDQFVDVVASHPDIKAALTAGNSGRLQQVTFTYAPKSSPSLLSTRAAADAQMKSQYTIANELSNMLFASARPSSVQEKQVAGINDNTSHMVASSDATVIPTIESSSDNTHTLFLRPIVATSEDTSTYGYDSRTAGFVLGYTHKFSDAFYLGGHAGYTRSNVDYTDVGTGYSDREEDIDTYYGGIHAIGRYDKNWIFTGMSSFFIGDNTYSNNDPALKENATYSSYALRTKLTGGYLFAIGENQFLPELGLTHTWQHHDEYSTKNTTTFSTTYGSLDDNELYGTASIKWLRKFKVGNNWLFTPQLGIGITQVLTDGEISVTQRAAAAAQLMVDSEDKTTITPELSLTMQQDDFSLTLGYNGGFSDTTRNNQFWVQGSVDF, encoded by the coding sequence ATGCTCATTACTATAAAAGATTACGCTCAAGACTTTCTAAAATTACTTCTCTTATCCTGCATTCTGATTGTAGTGCCGACAAAAATGGCTAGCGCGGGACAACTTATACAATCCCTTGAAAAAGATTATGTTAATTATGATAACATTTACGCCCCAGCCAATATCTACGGTGAAAAGGCCGGCATTGGTGTCGTAAATCCATCTAAATATTCTATTACAAATTATGGAACAATTTCTTTCGTAGAAATCAATTCGGATTCAAGCCCTGAAGTATACGGAATTGTAGCTCACGAAATGATAAAAAACTATGGAGACATTACCGTTTCGTCCCTATCTGCGAGCACTGCTTCAACAAAGCCTACTGATGCGAGTGCAACAGCTCTAGGGATTTACTCATCTATTGGTGTGGAAAACCATGGGGATATTACGATACAAGCAAGAGGTGGAGAGTCAGTTAGTCTTAACACCATCTCGAGTAGCTCTGAAACGGAGGGGGTTGGACTTCAAACAAAGGGCGTTATCACGAACCATGGTGCGATCTCTGTATCTTCAATAAGTGGAAACTCATCTCTCACCTATACTTCACCCGATATTATCGGCTATTCCAGAATACACAACAATGCTAAAGCCTATGGTATTATGTCTAAAAGCAATGTCACAAACTATGGTAATATTTCATCACTAGCTGTTTCTGGGATTACCCATATAGTTGCCGACGATTTTTCATTAAATTACGACAAAGCCTACGCGTATGGTATAAAAACACTCGGCAATGTAACTTCCTATGGATCAATTTTCTCAACGGCAAAAGGGGGAAGAGCTTCCACTAACGCAACGGTATTTACCGACGCCAATGCTCATGCTTATGCCTATGGAATTTACACCGATGGAACAGTTACTAACTATGGAAACATAACAGCTACCGCTCTGGGGGGAACCGCCTTTAACAATGTTAGTACAAGTAACACTGCCCGTTGTTATGGATCAGCTGAAGCTAAGGGTATCTATTCTGAAAAAGCCGTAACTAACTACGGTACAGTTATAGCTAAGGCTGTTGGTGGCAAAGCTACTTATACTACAAATAAATGGGGTTCCGCTGTTGCTGATGCTGATGCTGTAGGCATTTACTCTAAAGGCAATGTATCAAGTTATGGCGACATCATCGTCACAGCTCAAGGCGGAAACGCAATTGCTTCAGACTCGGTTATCATAATTGATAAATACAACACGGGAACGGATGCAGAAGGCTATGCCAAAGGGATCATAGCTTCCGGTGATGTGTTAAGTACGGGCAATATAACAGTAACCGCTACTGGTGGAGTGAAAAAGAGAGCCGGTGTGCTGACAAGCGATGTGTCAGAAGCAACGGGTATTCAAATGAATGCTACTGGTAGACTGGATTCACGAGGGATTATTAGTGCTTCAGCTTTTCCAGCATCAGGGTATGCTTTTGATCCAACAAAACATATTGCCAGACAAGTTTATATTGCAAAAGGGGTGACTACACTGACGGGCTACGGCATGAAGTTTTCCAATTCAAACAAAGCATTAACATCGGAGTTTGGAGGAAGCATCCATGTAAATAACGACGCTTCGGCAGCTGCAGATCTCCTTTTTCAGCAAGCTGTACTCTACGCCCATCAGGGAGTTCATTTTGCAGTTGGAGTCTATGAAATCCCAATGATTGAAAAAGGAGCAACACATTCAGACGCGACAGACGACCAGTTCGTCGATGTTGTTGCATCCCACCCAGACATAAAAGCAGCTCTCACGGCAGGAAACAGTGGTAGACTGCAACAAGTTACTTTTACTTATGCTCCCAAAAGTTCGCCCTCCCTTCTTTCTACCCGCGCTGCTGCTGATGCACAGATGAAATCGCAATATACAATTGCAAACGAACTTTCAAACATGTTGTTCGCATCTGCACGCCCCTCTTCTGTGCAAGAAAAACAGGTTGCTGGCATTAATGACAACACAAGCCACATGGTAGCGTCCTCAGATGCTACAGTTATTCCTACTATAGAATCTAGTTCTGACAACACACACACTCTCTTCCTCCGCCCAATCGTTGCAACTTCTGAAGATACGTCTACATATGGTTATGATTCTAGAACTGCAGGCTTTGTACTCGGGTACACACATAAATTTAGCGATGCTTTTTATCTTGGTGGACATGCAGGCTATACCCGCAGCAATGTGGATTATACTGACGTTGGCACTGGATATTCAGACCGTGAAGAGGACATTGATACTTATTACGGTGGGATTCATGCAATTGGTCGGTACGACAAAAATTGGATTTTCACCGGAATGTCTTCCTTCTTCATCGGTGACAATACGTATTCCAACAATGACCCAGCATTAAAAGAAAATGCAACGTATTCATCCTATGCATTGCGCACCAAACTTACTGGCGGATACCTGTTTGCAATTGGGGAAAATCAGTTTTTGCCTGAACTTGGCCTTACTCACACTTGGCAACACCACGATGAATACTCCACCAAAAACACCACCACGTTCTCGACTACATACGGATCACTGGATGACAACGAACTGTACGGCACTGCTTCCATCAAATGGCTTCGCAAGTTTAAAGTAGGTAACAACTGGTTATTTACCCCACAGCTTGGCATTGGTATTACGCAAGTGCTTACGGATGGTGAAATATCTGTAACTCAACGCGCCGCTGCAGCGGCACAACTTATGGTTGATTCAGAAGATAAAACGACCATTACTCCAGAACTAAGCTTAACCATGCAACAAGACGATTTTTCTCTCACTCTCGGCTACAACGGAGGCTTCTCAGACACCACCCGTAATAACCAGTTCTGGGTGCAAGGAAGCGTAGATTTTTAA
- a CDS encoding A24 family peptidase translates to MHDKFLFFIALFTGGITGLLISLIANKTVCSVRNKYKMTPVLPNTKDIPEEPSLTDLLQGSTLVVLCCIVSLVSAIQFGINLEWAVGILFSATLLLLAVVDLRTHFIPDMLVLPAILIGTIFSLRILGTDPYDMTLGAIVASCSALLLRKIYAMMSGKIPVGWGNVKLLICCGAVSGLYGLPKLFFVAFSMACLWIIARAILRINTNTDYIPIGPCLIAGTFFQMFF, encoded by the coding sequence ATGCACGATAAATTTCTTTTTTTTATAGCATTATTCACAGGTGGTATCACTGGTCTTCTCATTTCATTAATTGCGAATAAAACAGTTTGCTCTGTTCGTAATAAATACAAGATGACCCCCGTACTACCCAACACAAAAGACATTCCTGAAGAGCCTTCTTTAACAGACCTTCTACAAGGATCAACTTTAGTAGTACTTTGTTGTATCGTAAGCTTGGTCTCTGCAATCCAGTTCGGGATTAATCTGGAGTGGGCAGTGGGGATTCTTTTTTCTGCAACTCTTCTGCTGCTGGCAGTGGTTGACCTTCGAACCCACTTTATTCCAGACATGTTAGTTCTACCTGCGATACTTATTGGAACCATTTTCTCTCTAAGGATACTGGGAACAGACCCATATGACATGACGCTTGGCGCTATTGTCGCCAGTTGCAGCGCGCTACTGCTGCGAAAAATTTATGCCATGATGTCTGGCAAGATTCCTGTAGGATGGGGGAATGTTAAATTGCTTATCTGCTGTGGAGCTGTAAGCGGACTATATGGGTTGCCCAAGCTCTTTTTTGTCGCATTTTCAATGGCATGCCTTTGGATTATTGCGCGCGCTATTCTTAGAATAAATACAAATACAGACTACATACCAATAGGCCCTTGCTTAATCGCAGGCACCTTTTTTCAAATGTTTTTCTAA
- a CDS encoding YhdT family protein: MNKQTQDWRFAQANKEALFSLGAYALYFFWWFIFGYGMGDGDPEQYAYVFGMPEWFFYSCIVGYPLITILLWGIVRFFFKEMPLDDEVSDDELGTAESEQHAVDSNKGNIA; the protein is encoded by the coding sequence ATGAATAAGCAGACACAGGACTGGCGTTTTGCTCAAGCCAACAAAGAGGCGTTGTTTTCTTTGGGAGCCTACGCTCTGTATTTTTTCTGGTGGTTCATTTTCGGATACGGAATGGGCGACGGCGATCCAGAACAGTATGCGTATGTGTTCGGTATGCCGGAATGGTTTTTTTACAGCTGTATTGTCGGCTACCCTTTAATTACCATTCTACTCTGGGGAATTGTGCGTTTCTTTTTTAAAGAAATGCCGCTTGATGATGAAGTATCTGACGATGAATTGGGCACTGCGGAAAGCGAACAGCATGCCGTAGATTCCAATAAAGGAAATATCGCATGA
- a CDS encoding MarR family winged helix-turn-helix transcriptional regulator — MKQLTTANTVVENILEIAWHFSSRGINGACCADLSLAEFRALQTTAITPNCSVQHIGRILDFTKSGATRIVNRLEKQQLVTKVRSAADARVCCVTPTPAGLELLQDAMQCTNDRLEQALRKVTPSERDDISNSLNLLARTLTSLDK; from the coding sequence ATGAAACAATTAACGACAGCAAACACAGTTGTTGAAAACATATTAGAAATAGCGTGGCACTTTAGTTCCCGCGGTATTAATGGTGCATGTTGTGCAGATTTATCTCTTGCGGAATTTAGAGCTCTGCAAACAACTGCCATTACACCTAACTGTTCTGTTCAGCACATAGGTAGAATTCTAGATTTCACGAAAAGCGGCGCAACCCGCATCGTTAATCGATTAGAAAAGCAACAACTGGTAACAAAAGTTCGCTCCGCAGCGGATGCCAGAGTTTGTTGCGTTACCCCTACTCCCGCCGGACTAGAACTGTTGCAAGACGCAATGCAGTGTACCAATGATCGTCTGGAACAGGCTCTACGTAAGGTAACTCCATCTGAGCGGGATGATATTTCCAACTCTTTGAATTTACTAGCGAGAACACTCACTTCATTGGATAAATAA
- a CDS encoding permease encodes MNNLQKTLEYFAFISVELTILFLGISTAVALALMYIPQEKLKGWISRKGIWGNILGALVGGLTPFCACSTIPMTLGLLNAGTPFGPVMSFVIASPILNPIILSMIATLMGGKAALMYGIVTFVAAVTFGLLLDAFGFGKLVRNVRLQQSCCGGEAETVPPTFGGKSKAAFSSALGDFRRVFFYLFIGVAIGAGIYGYMPQELIVEWAGPSNPLAIPIAALVGIPLYIRAETAIPIGLALAGKGMGLGAVIALIIGGAGMAIPEMSMLASIFKKRLVAAIVLVIFSTAVVAGIFFTTIL; translated from the coding sequence ATGAACAACCTACAAAAGACTTTAGAATATTTTGCCTTCATCAGCGTTGAACTTACGATTTTATTCCTTGGAATCAGCACCGCAGTCGCGCTAGCCCTCATGTATATCCCACAGGAAAAACTTAAGGGCTGGATTTCCCGTAAAGGCATATGGGGCAATATTCTCGGAGCACTGGTTGGTGGCCTGACTCCATTTTGTGCCTGCTCGACCATTCCGATGACCCTTGGACTCCTCAATGCAGGGACACCGTTCGGCCCAGTAATGTCCTTTGTAATCGCCTCGCCAATTCTTAACCCGATTATTTTAAGCATGATTGCTACCTTAATGGGTGGGAAAGCGGCACTTATGTACGGTATAGTAACATTCGTTGCTGCGGTAACATTCGGCTTACTTTTAGATGCATTCGGATTTGGTAAACTTGTTCGCAACGTACGTCTTCAGCAGAGCTGCTGTGGTGGGGAAGCTGAAACAGTACCCCCAACATTTGGGGGGAAAAGCAAAGCAGCCTTTAGTTCAGCTTTGGGAGATTTTAGACGCGTGTTCTTCTACCTGTTCATAGGTGTCGCAATTGGTGCGGGTATCTATGGCTACATGCCACAGGAACTCATTGTAGAGTGGGCAGGCCCTAGCAACCCGCTTGCAATTCCTATCGCAGCTCTTGTTGGTATCCCTCTTTATATCCGTGCTGAAACAGCAATTCCAATTGGTTTAGCGCTTGCGGGAAAAGGCATGGGGCTTGGAGCTGTCATCGCGCTCATTATCGGCGGTGCAGGGATGGCTATTCCTGAAATGAGTATGCTTGCTTCTATCTTTAAAAAACGCCTTGTTGCTGCCATCGTTCTAGTCATTTTTTCAACGGCTGTTGTGGCTGGTATTTTCTTCACCACCATACTGTAA